A genomic stretch from Onychostoma macrolepis isolate SWU-2019 chromosome 02, ASM1243209v1, whole genome shotgun sequence includes:
- the mylk4a gene encoding myosin light chain kinase 2, skeletal/cardiac muscle isoform X1 produces MSSANSTTGIDLLQVRIDSLSSKMDRLISIQEKVLSRLDGMSQDIDGIEKDVETLKVEKEEIHFPPVIRTGPANEMKEMCQEMNSIMLAVNQRSEQQTQKLEGMERLVMSIQQVVSFIGETVKTSKIMDIMFKGPASRKSKVASALRSKECKIKLISKCQASDNNVTIKLRDHKVKDGKFHVSFKGLKAQKKKKPPDSADAVSLKKQALLLEEVQKLNQENAERSEASQHLEKGVQKSEDGLVTPIQQDLILEEAKPLELEQENSSKEENEVTLELKENEVKDTETKIEEVQAGTPKLVEEESKELPIETTDILKDQEIEGTEDQTITNSPSEPDIADTEPATPTENSVQSIESEQTDEVTTSTKRRVTEEDLGLEDHKKSRVEEGEDKSEEEPQEPEDLRGVFKADGVEIELDFSKLKKESYEDEDEDHSDHFFIDCTPPSPAPFSHRVVSAKPNQINNFYTINRQEVLGGGRYGQVHKCIENSSGLTLAAKIIKARSQKEKEVVKNEIQVMNQLDHANLIQLYAAYESRNDVILVLEYVDGGELFDRIIDENYKLTELDTVMFIRQICEGLRYMHKMYILHLDLKPENILCVSRLTNKVKIIDFGLARKYQPREKLRVNFGTPEFLSPEVVNYDFVSFNTDMWSLGVITYMLLSGFSPFLGDDENETLNNILACKWNFEEDEFSEVSEEAKDFISKLLVVDKSWRIGATEALKHPWLSDPVVHFRLHQKKNKCRSRRNSCLPPPES; encoded by the exons ATGAGTTCTGCTAACTCTACCACAGGTATTGACCTGCTCCAGGTCAGGATTGATTCCTTGAGCAGCAAAATGGACAGGCTCATAAGTATCCAGGAAAAAGTGCTCAGCCGACTCGACGGCATGTCTCAGGACATTGATGGAATTGAGAAAGACGTTGAAACTCTGAAAGTGGAAAAGGAGGAGATCCATTTTCCTCCAGTTATCCGTACAGGACCAGCCAATGAGATGAAGGAGATGTGCCAAGAAATGAACAGCATCATGTTGGCAGTAAATCAACGCTCAGAGCAGCAAACCCAAAAGCTGGAGGGAATGGAAAGACTGGTAATGAGCATTCAACAGGTGGTCAGCTTTATTGGAGAAACTGTGAAAACTTCCAAAATCATGGATATTATGTTCAAAGGGCCAGCTTCTCGGAAGAGCAAAGTGGCTTCGGCCCTCAGGTCCAAGGAGTGTAAAATCAAACTGATCAGCAAGTGCCAGGCCTCAGATAACAATGTCACTATAAAG CTACGAGATCACAAAGTTAAAGATGGGAAGTTTCATGTGAGCTTCAAAGGTCTCAAAgcacagaagaagaagaaaccaCCCGATTCAGCTG ATGCAGTCTCATTGAAGAAGCAGGCACTGTTGCTTGAAGAGGTTCAGAAACTAAATCAAGAGAATGCAGAACGCTCTGAAGCATCCCAACATCTGGAGAAAGGCGTGCAGAAATCAGAGGATGGCTTGGTTACTCCAATTCAGCAGGACCTTATCCTTGAAGAAGCCAAGCCGCTTGAACTTGAGCAAGAGAATAGTTCTAAAGAAGAAAATGAGGTCACTCTGGAGCTGAAAGAAAATGAGGTGAAAGACACAGAGACAAAGATAGAGGAGGTTCAAGCTGGAACACCTAAATTAGTGGAAGAAGAGAGTAAGGAGCTGCCAATAGAGACCACAGACATACTCAAAGATCAGGAGATAGAGGGTACGGAGGACCAGACGATTACCAATAGTCCTTCAGAACCTGACATTGCTGATACAGAGCCTGCTACGCCAACTGAGAACTCAGTGCAAAG CATTGAGTCTGAGCAGACGGATGAGGTGACCACCAGCACCAAACGACGTGTGACAGAAGAAGATCTGGGTTTGGAGGACCACAAGAAGAGCAGGGTTGAGGAGGGGGAAGACAAGAGCGAGGAGGAGCCACAGGAACCCGAAGATCTGCGTGGTGTTTTCAAAGCTGATGGTGTGGAAATCGAGTTGGATTTCAGCAAACTGAAGAAGGAGAGCTATgaggatgaagatgaagatCACAGTGATCACTTCTTCATTG ATTGCACCCCACCTTCACCAGCACCCTTCAGCCACCGCGTGGTGTCTGCCAAACCCAACCAGATTAACAACTTCTACACTATCAACCGACAGGAGGTTCTTGGAGG TGGTCGATACGGTCAGGTGCATAAATGCATTGAAAATTCCTCTGGACTTACTTTGGCTGCAAAGATAATCAAAGCTAGGAGTCAAAAAGAAAAg GAGGTGGTGAAGAATGAGATTCAGGTTATGAACCAGCTCGACCACGCTAACCTGATCCAGCTCTACGCCGCCTACGAGTCCAGGAACGACGTCATCCTTGTACTTGAATa TGTTGATGGAGGTGAACTCTTCGACAGAATCATCGATGAGAACTATAAGCTGACGGAGCTCGACACAGTGATGTTCATCAGGCAGATCTGTGAAGGCTTGCGCTACATGCACAAAATGTACATCCTCCATCTGGACCTAAAG CCAGAGAACATTCTGTGTGTCAGCAGACTCACAAATAAAGTCAAGATCATCGACTTCGGACTCGCCAGGAA GTATCAGCCCAGAGAGAAGTTACGGGTGAATTTCGGGACGCCGGAGTTTCTCTCTCCTGAGGTGGTCAACTATGATTTTGTGTCGTTCAACACGGACATGTGGAGTCTGGGCGTCATCACGTACATGCT GCTCAGTGGTTTCTCGCCCTTCCTCGGGGACGATGAGAATGAGACGCTGAACAACATTTTGGCCTGTAAGTGGAACTTCGAGGAGGATGAATTCTCAGAAGTCTCAGAAGAAGCCAAGGATTTCATTTCCAAACTGCTTGTGGTGGATAAAAG ttggAGGATAGGAGCCACTGAAGCGCTGAAGCACCCCTGGCTGTCGGATCCAGTCGTTCACTTCCGCCTGCATCAGAAG aaaaataaatgccGCTCGCGCAGAAACTCTTGTCTGCCTCCACCTGAGAGCTAA
- the mylk4a gene encoding myosin light chain kinase 3 isoform X3 yields the protein MTMDCFFKGRYIWIVGSVCLMASYLLHRIWGLFSYRRKSRSSTSASEQLRDHKVKDGKFHVSFKGLKAQKKKKPPDSADAVSLKKQALLLEEVQKLNQENAERSEASQHLEKGVQKSEDGLVTPIQQDLILEEAKPLELEQENSSKEENEVTLELKENEVKDTETKIEEVQAGTPKLVEEESKELPIETTDILKDQEIEGTEDQTITNSPSEPDIADTEPATPTENSVQSIESEQTDEVTTSTKRRVTEEDLGLEDHKKSRVEEGEDKSEEEPQEPEDLRGVFKADGVEIELDFSKLKKESYEDEDEDHSDHFFIDCTPPSPAPFSHRVVSAKPNQINNFYTINRQEVLGGGRYGQVHKCIENSSGLTLAAKIIKARSQKEKEVVKNEIQVMNQLDHANLIQLYAAYESRNDVILVLEYVDGGELFDRIIDENYKLTELDTVMFIRQICEGLRYMHKMYILHLDLKPENILCVSRLTNKVKIIDFGLARKYQPREKLRVNFGTPEFLSPEVVNYDFVSFNTDMWSLGVITYMLLSGFSPFLGDDENETLNNILACKWNFEEDEFSEVSEEAKDFISKLLVVDKSWRIGATEALKHPWLSDPVVHFRLHQKKNKCRSRRNSCLPPPES from the exons CTACGAGATCACAAAGTTAAAGATGGGAAGTTTCATGTGAGCTTCAAAGGTCTCAAAgcacagaagaagaagaaaccaCCCGATTCAGCTG ATGCAGTCTCATTGAAGAAGCAGGCACTGTTGCTTGAAGAGGTTCAGAAACTAAATCAAGAGAATGCAGAACGCTCTGAAGCATCCCAACATCTGGAGAAAGGCGTGCAGAAATCAGAGGATGGCTTGGTTACTCCAATTCAGCAGGACCTTATCCTTGAAGAAGCCAAGCCGCTTGAACTTGAGCAAGAGAATAGTTCTAAAGAAGAAAATGAGGTCACTCTGGAGCTGAAAGAAAATGAGGTGAAAGACACAGAGACAAAGATAGAGGAGGTTCAAGCTGGAACACCTAAATTAGTGGAAGAAGAGAGTAAGGAGCTGCCAATAGAGACCACAGACATACTCAAAGATCAGGAGATAGAGGGTACGGAGGACCAGACGATTACCAATAGTCCTTCAGAACCTGACATTGCTGATACAGAGCCTGCTACGCCAACTGAGAACTCAGTGCAAAG CATTGAGTCTGAGCAGACGGATGAGGTGACCACCAGCACCAAACGACGTGTGACAGAAGAAGATCTGGGTTTGGAGGACCACAAGAAGAGCAGGGTTGAGGAGGGGGAAGACAAGAGCGAGGAGGAGCCACAGGAACCCGAAGATCTGCGTGGTGTTTTCAAAGCTGATGGTGTGGAAATCGAGTTGGATTTCAGCAAACTGAAGAAGGAGAGCTATgaggatgaagatgaagatCACAGTGATCACTTCTTCATTG ATTGCACCCCACCTTCACCAGCACCCTTCAGCCACCGCGTGGTGTCTGCCAAACCCAACCAGATTAACAACTTCTACACTATCAACCGACAGGAGGTTCTTGGAGG TGGTCGATACGGTCAGGTGCATAAATGCATTGAAAATTCCTCTGGACTTACTTTGGCTGCAAAGATAATCAAAGCTAGGAGTCAAAAAGAAAAg GAGGTGGTGAAGAATGAGATTCAGGTTATGAACCAGCTCGACCACGCTAACCTGATCCAGCTCTACGCCGCCTACGAGTCCAGGAACGACGTCATCCTTGTACTTGAATa TGTTGATGGAGGTGAACTCTTCGACAGAATCATCGATGAGAACTATAAGCTGACGGAGCTCGACACAGTGATGTTCATCAGGCAGATCTGTGAAGGCTTGCGCTACATGCACAAAATGTACATCCTCCATCTGGACCTAAAG CCAGAGAACATTCTGTGTGTCAGCAGACTCACAAATAAAGTCAAGATCATCGACTTCGGACTCGCCAGGAA GTATCAGCCCAGAGAGAAGTTACGGGTGAATTTCGGGACGCCGGAGTTTCTCTCTCCTGAGGTGGTCAACTATGATTTTGTGTCGTTCAACACGGACATGTGGAGTCTGGGCGTCATCACGTACATGCT GCTCAGTGGTTTCTCGCCCTTCCTCGGGGACGATGAGAATGAGACGCTGAACAACATTTTGGCCTGTAAGTGGAACTTCGAGGAGGATGAATTCTCAGAAGTCTCAGAAGAAGCCAAGGATTTCATTTCCAAACTGCTTGTGGTGGATAAAAG ttggAGGATAGGAGCCACTGAAGCGCTGAAGCACCCCTGGCTGTCGGATCCAGTCGTTCACTTCCGCCTGCATCAGAAG aaaaataaatgccGCTCGCGCAGAAACTCTTGTCTGCCTCCACCTGAGAGCTAA